One Carettochelys insculpta isolate YL-2023 chromosome 1, ASM3395843v1, whole genome shotgun sequence genomic window, GTGTTCCTTCTCACTGGGATACCAGGCTTGGAAGATGTCTATCTGTGGATCACTATCCCCTTCTGTTTCATATATGTTATTTTGATCCTAGCCAACTCCATCATTCTCTTTGTTATAAAAACAGATTCAagtctccatgagcccatgtacattttcctatCCATGCtggctctcacagaccttggcttATCAATAGCCACCATACCAACGACACTGGgtgtatttttatttaacttgAGGGAGATCAGTATCAATGCCTGTTTAGCTCAGATGTTCTTCATCCACTTTAGTCAATTTACTGAATCCTCTGTGCTCTTGTGTATGGCTTTTGACCGCTTTGTTGCTATCAGTAATCCCCTAAGATACACTTCCATCTTAACCCCACAAAGAATAGCCAAAATGGGGCTGGTATGTGTCATAAGAGGGTTCACCATTCTACTCCCAGGCCCTGTTCTCCTGAAACATTACCGATATTGTCGAGACAATGTCCTTTCCCATTCCTACTGCCTGCACCAGGAGGTCATGAAGCTGGCTTGTGCAGACATCACAGTCAACAACATCTATGGCTTGTCTGCTTCACTTTTAACAATGGGGTTGGATGCACTGCTCATCTTCTTCTCCTATGTGATGATCCTCAAAACAGTGCTGAACGTTGCATCCCGAGCAGATTGTCTCAAggctttgaaaacttgtggatcCCACCTCTGTGTCATCCTAATCTTTTACTCACCAGAGATAAGCTTGTCTGTGATACACAGATTTGTGAATAGCTCTTCACACTTGCTTGAGATAAGCCTGGGCTATATCTATTTGCTGGTGCCACCCCTGATGAACCCAATTGTGTACAGTGTGCAAAGCACACACCTGCGTGCGAGGTTAATCCGGTTATTTTTCAAGTGAAAATTTAGGTCAGCTGCAGTTTCCAGtactgtcatcacaaaacaaagaatatGGGACATGGCTTCTTTTTATTTCATCGTAGATCCTTACTCCTAGGATGAGATGAAGTCCTCATCTCCACTCTGCTGTGTTTGTAGAGAACTAGGACCCTAGTACGATATACTTCCATAAAGAGCTGTATTTATGGCTGCTCTGATATCAGAATTCCTGTTGATGCAGTCAATAAAGACAAAGGATGAGGATATACATTCTCATGGTGCCAGCTGTTTTGCAGTCACAGTCACGGTGCTTCTCGAGCACTCTGGCTGCTGTGTGATGCACATGGTCTACACCAGGATTAAAGACCAGCCGTTCAAGGGACACAGCGACAACCCACCCCACATTCCTCAATGCTTCAGCCAGTGCTTGCAACTATGTCATGTCAGAGACTTGGTTATCAGAGATGCCCCATGGGAATCCGATCAGGCAGCCTCCACTCGATTGATGTCTCTGCACATCCCTCACATGCTGAGCCCACACGCACCACAGCAGACCCAAGCTGTGCTTGAGTGAACGGCTGGCATGCCGGGGACTCAGGCCCCCTTGGTTTGTGCTGTGTTTCTTCAGAACACCCGAGTGAATATTATCTGGCCCTGATGACTATCAAGGCTTGATTTATGGGGTTGTTTGACAACCTCTGTGACAGCTTGCCACCCTAGGATGCAGTCCAGGAGCTGATTACAGCTTAGAGCCTCTTAACCTTTCAGCTGCATTGacctctgctgcactgctctgctgctgacaTGGCTGGTCTATGCTGGACCTTTTACCACCCAGCAGGACAGCAGGTAGTGTCACACACCCAATTGAGCAGTCTGAGTCCTTTACTTAAGACACTGAACTAGAAAGAGGAGACTACAGCCAATTTCTCACCCCCCAAGCTTGCACacttgggctttgtctacactagccagaaactttgaaatggccatgcaaatggccatttcgaaggttagtaatgaagcgctgaaatacatattcagcgcctcattagcatgcgggcgggtgcggtgcttcaaaattgacgcgtctcgccaccgcacggctcatcctgacagggctcctttttgaaaggaccccagctacttcaaagtccccttattcccatctgctcataggaataaggggacgtcgaagtaggcggggtcctttcagaaaggagccccgtctggacgagccgcgcggtggcgagccgcgtcaatttctaagtgccatgcctgccagcatgctaatgaggcactgaatatgtatttcagcgcttcattagtaaactttgaaacggccatttgcatggccatttcaaagtttttggctagtgtagacacggctttgatgGCGTATAATCACAGAATTATGCAGTCTTGTATTGTGCAAACATCTCTACAATGTAAACCTGTTAATACAGGTCACTTTCAGGTCTGAGGAAaagggtctgccccacgaaagctcatcacctaataaattattttgttagtctttaaagtgctacatgacagctggcTTGTTTTTTTAGCGGGAAAGACATTGAACTGCCTTTGTGTATAGTGCGGagattttccctgccacttcTCTTAAAACATGCTGGTTATGAGGAAACCCAAAATAAGTTAATGAGCTAGAGAAAGACAGACTTTATGGTATTATAGTGGTGGCcaacagatcaaagcagattgCCGAGAAAGCATGCGCAGCTGCAAACTAAGTAAAATATGCTAGATTGAGAATACAGAAAACAATCAATAGATTGATTATTGAATgctaacagaagaagaaggggtcatcaaatgaaattagtggtagcaggtttaaaactcacAAAAGGATTTTTCTTCCTCACGCAGCACACGgaaggcctgtggaactcattgctagaGGATGCTCTCAAGTTCTgtactttaacagggttcagaaaagaacacgatgaattcatggaggtgaggtccatcaatggctatcagccagtaTGGGtaaaaatggtgtccctagcctctgtttttcgTAAGTTGAATATGGAAGACAggggaggaatcacttgatgattagctgttctgttcattccctctggggcatgtggcattggcttctgttggaagacaggacactgggctagactgACCTTatgtctgacccagtgtggccattcttatgatttGTACTGGGAACTTCTCACTCCTACTCATGATACAAGGAACCTACCAAATAGCCATGTGCAGGGTAAAAATCTCATTATCCTGAGACCAGTCCTTCCCCCAGTTCTCTCTTCGTTCTTTAAGTGTTTCCCTGagtttctttttgtgtgggcagaaAGTAAAGCCAAAAGCTGATGTCAATCCCAACTTCACATTATGTATTGACGTGGTGGGAACACTGTGTTTCAGGTTTATTTCCCAAGAGCTTCCAGACAATTTTTTGGAAAAATACAGGTACCAAAATGCAGTTCCATGTCATGTTTTCTGGTCGCATAACCTAGTGAATTACAGCAGTCACGCGTAGGTTGGGATGTACATTTCCTGGAAGGCTAAATTCCTACATGGCCCATTTTCATTGTTGATGAGGTATCAATACTATCTAGTCTCTTCAGTGATGTATTTGAAAGGCTACTTGTGAATGTTAACCAAAATTTGCGCATATGAGATGAAACTACCTAAAGAATATTGACTAGTTCATTTGTAAAACTGATACATGCACGCAAATAAGATAATCATCTTTAGGAAATCATATTTTCAATCACCTCTTATGGGAAATATCTTGTGTCAGATATATGAGAATAATGTCATAATCCTTTCAAAATTATATCACTGGGATGAAAATGGGGCACAGCATCTAAACCTTCTTACAGTCTTTAAATTTTTTCCATGGAGGGATCTCATATTGGGCGCTGtatcttttaatttttgtttaatttctatCCTGAGTTTTGTGTAATCCCCAAATCTGAAAGTAAATGCTCCAGCGTTGGGATGCAGTGCACTGGATCCTAGTTTATGTATGAATTAAACTGTAGTAAGTAgaactattggtgactttaaaaaagtatcactggcacttggaccatacacagaggtcaaaaggtcaaatttctgcattctaccttggaaagtttgctgacccttgCCCTAAAACATTGTGACtgcatcaagtatcagagaggtagccatgtcagtttgtatctttgagaacaacaagaagtcctgtggcactttatagactaagagatattttggagcataagctttctggggcaaagacccacttcatcagatgcatgagtggggtgaggtggggagttcagaggggtatttaaagagtggggtaccagttaaagggagggccagagctgacaaggtctattcagtcagggtggaaatggcccattatcagtagtaggtatcaaaagagggaaaaacaagtcagatcagacagggaggatgtggcccaaaGCCAGAATTTAatggggagatgttaacacccagggtaGAGAAGCTGGTTTGTaaggagccagccactcccagtctctgtttatcCTTGGtcgatggagtcaaatttgcaaatacattgcagctcagagatttctctctccatttgatttttgaaatgtctttgttttaggactgctacttttaaatctgttattgaagtgtccagggagattgaactgttctcccacaggtttttgtaaaCTACTattcctgatgtttgatttatgtccatttattcttttacatagagactgtccagtttggccaatgtaaattgcagtggggcattgctggcacatgatggcatatattatattagtagatgtgcaggtaaagaagcccCTGATCTTATGTTTGATGTTAAGTTGTGTGGTGATATCACtgttgtagatatgtgagcagagttgacagTGATTTGTTGCAGTGATTCGTTCCATGTTTAGAGTtgctgtgttgtgatctatagttactggtgaggatttgttcaaggttggcaggctgtctgtaggtgaggacaggcctgcctcccaccaTCTGTGAGAGTGAATGATCGTTGTCCAGGTGGGtttcagatcactgatgatgcactggagaggccttaggtgggggctgtatgtgatggtcagtggtgttctcttgttttccttgcgaggcctgtcttgtagcaggtggcttctgggtatccatctggctctgtcaatctgtttcctcacttccctaGGTGAGTATTGTAGTAGATATAGCGAATCCAGTGAGATCACAGAGGGGTCACTCAGAGGCCAGGACCCAGGACTGTTGGAGCCAGTGGCTTGTCAGAAGTGGGGCCTGGATAAGTCTGGTGAAAAACCAGGGGTTGCTGCAGTACACTCCCCGTCTCTACTTCTTACTCATATGACTATAACACAGCTCTGGACCTGGCTGATGGATTTGTCCCTCCACAGAGTCAAGAGAAAGCATAGCCCAGCATTATTGTCTGGCAAAGGCATAGTCGTCTGGCACTTGTTTAGTGATGTCAAAGGAGtgagctgccagctgcccctcctcaACCACTAGCCCCAGAGAGGAAGGGTGGTTCTGAGTTAAAGTGTTGGCGTGGGACTCAGAGGAACTGGCTTCAGTTCCAGGCTCTTCTACAGACATCTCCTGTGACCTTTTGCTACTCACTTagtccctctgtgcctcagttctttgTGTTTCAGTATGGCTCAATGTAAATGTGTACATCTGGGAACAAGTTATGCTGGCCATCCTTACTGGAAGGGGGACCGAATGCTGGcaaacagtgactctgaaaatcTGCACAGAACACCCATGGATGATCGTACAGCCACTGGCTTTACCAACCGACCAAGCTTGCACATCTGCAATGAACCTGAGCTGGCATAATGTGGAAGAGGGTGTTGGAACAGGAAAGGAGGCCCAGAAATAGTAGGGAATAGGTCTAGCTCCCCGCTGaagctgttgcttttcctatcctggcattgatatccttgtctgttcctccatcactGCCCATAAAACTCTGAAAGTAGTCACAGCCCCCAGTATATCACAGTTAATAGTCTGGACATTTTCTATTTGAATTCCTTCATACCTCTTCAGTGAATCCCATCTGGTCCAGGTGACTTGCTACTGTTAAATGTATCACTTTGTTGGAAAACGTCCTCTATTGACACCAGTGAGAGCTGTGCCTAAATTTGAGCATCCCTGGCTCCTTTTTAATCCCCAGGGAGGACCTGAGGTCCTATAACAATGAGAGTGAAATATCCATGTTTAGAGCCCTGTGAACGCTTCCTTTTCCGGCGGCATCCTGGGTTTGCAATGCAGGAAAGGAGCCTGCCAGAGAGAAATCTGACCCTGTGATATTACCGTTATTTTagtttatatttgttttattttagctcaGTTTATCATGATCACAGCTGCAATGGCATTGAAGTTACCACCTCGTCACCCCAAAGGAGCCATCTGATTTATCAGACTCTTATGAGCAAATGTTGACAAGTCCAGATTTCAGGaacagagcctgcagcagggctcgAACTGCAGTCTGGTTGTGTAACATCACACACCACCCACTCTGATTTGGCCTCCCTCAGTTTGCCATTGGCTGTGACGGGGTTAACACTGGTGCACAAGAAGCCAAGCAGCTGAGGTTCCCTGTTGGCCAAGTGGCCCTCTAGGGAATGTGCCAACATGCCTCATAAAGGCATAGCCTACCTAGCTGAATACACATGGCTTGATGACTGTGCAACCTTTCTGATGACTCTATGTGCTTTAGCATGATCACCTCTGGTGCCAGAGCTCCTCAGCAATTCGGAACTGGGTATGTTGGCAGGTTTCACTCTCTTTAAAACGTGCCCTGATGGTGCAGGCTGTAAGTGGTTCACATTTGCTGATGTTCTGTGCTGAGGAAGAGGACACAGGTGGGTTGCTGGGGTAGCAGAGTGACAAAGctggagggcaggcagggcaAGGTAGCTCAGAAACCCTCCCTTACATCAGCCCAAGGTTTATGGTAGGTTCCTAGATTTCAAGCTTCACAGAAAGCTGACATTAAAGGTGGGCTTCTAGTGGTAAAAATCTGAGTTAGGTTTTTCAGGGGCTGTAATTTCTAAATGTACCAGGGGCTCCGTGCTTgaaaatgtcaggggctgagggtgaaGAGACAACAAGGTTTCCTCTTAGTTAGACTCTGACAGGTTTGAGCTCAGAGCACTGGCACCTCTAGAAACGGAACCCCGCACAGAACACCAGCTCGAACCCCCAAATCACCTCAGGTGCGTTTCTTCCCAGAAGTGTATTCAGCAAAGGCATTTACAATGATTTTATTCTCTGGCTTGTTTATGAAGACAGGAACTCAGAGCTTCATTGCTGGGGGTAGTAGGCCTGACAGGGCATGTTTTTGTCCAAATGGGATTAGCAACTGTGGTGCTTCCCATAGGAAGTCTCTGATAAGTGGTAGATCACTGAGCATGCGGCTTCTTCAACCAAAACACTTAACAGGAACTAAGTATAACATGGGCGAATAACAGGGTTTTCCAACAACACTACAGGCATCTCTGACCCTAGGCCCTTCCACTCTGACAGGGACCTAGGcaggctgaggaacttcagactTCCCCATTGGCATCTGTGCCTGACAGTCTGAACAACTCAGCAACTGCTGGCCCACTTCTG contains:
- the LOC142002943 gene encoding olfactory receptor 51G2-like, whose translation is MSPLNDTTFTHAVFLLTGIPGLEDVYLWITIPFCFIYVILILANSIILFVIKTDSSLHEPMYIFLSMLALTDLGLSIATIPTTLGVFLFNLREISINACLAQMFFIHFSQFTESSVLLCMAFDRFVAISNPLRYTSILTPQRIAKMGLVCVIRGFTILLPGPVLLKHYRYCRDNVLSHSYCLHQEVMKLACADITVNNIYGLSASLLTMGLDALLIFFSYVMILKTVLNVASRADCLKALKTCGSHLCVILIFYSPEISLSVIHRFVNSSSHLLEISLGYIYLLVPPLMNPIVYSVQSTHLRARLIRLFFK